From Vibrio tritonius, the proteins below share one genomic window:
- a CDS encoding beta strand repeat-containing protein, with translation MKGFPTESSLHAFMLEPRIVFDGDVAVTAAEVADSAALSQAADATESSAESSSEASSDTSTATVSDESSDNSAPEVSTNQDNIVAVNYSSEETYDDTIFGHLTSNVDSVVMSADGHYAYAVSYTNSVVTVFSIADDGTIALVQNLHSSDLAESLTDGLNEVSLVQFSSDQSHLYVYSEANQTLLTFTRDSSSGELTYSGQTDLSTTLNGQIIDDLQESNGYLYASVGGSIYALQSVDNGVTFTVLDTETNGENGVAGISDNTSMTFSADGSLLFASSSNGDSEVLSIFSVTNGALTYVGSVTGAESNYIQSVVASDDASVIYLLRYNGDDREVLTITQDTSSTTEHSYSLKATETVTSDVSQLVLSQDGSTLFTFGTSVTAYHLNSDGTLASSTTMDSSSGRLNGGVTSVAYANGEILTITANAFSVFQYQTAATTYTEGNDAVAILPNGLVSDSELDQLGDYNGATISISRAEAVENSNDSYSLLAGNGLTVDGNNVLLDGVVIGTWSASEAGASVTFTASVSQATAQMVLRQIAYTNTSDDPDAAGANVTMNVTVADGAGAQSTLNVTLNINDVNDAPVLQGTNTTLDYTSGSEYVPLFSDVTIDTVEEGQSIWKASITVEGSSDTDTIKVDGNVITLATFSGFRTTENGLSYQVMSNGDGVKTVVIFLNKDVQSSADVINSISYRSTTPNSEGEVSFALKVMESDASASTTSVDATVNITAQSAANELPEINGDSGTLAYTENSGSHSLFDGVSVSDAEMDARNDGQGNYAGAVITISKESGDSDGEITIEGDDTYTYTSQQILKDGVVIATVENTDTGIKITFTEAYKTIPTTADVNQVLSLIHYTNNADALAESTQVSLTVTDSFGEASQVYTKSIAFTQVNDAPLTSLGALFDQGLLDSITSSDQLTDLTDIADTVVSKSGNRLFVSDNEGHIAVYALDSTTGALSHLYTLAGESTAQTLVTNADGSQLFAITSKLDQYSTTYSEVTVYTVDSAGELTQQQVVSMTSMDFSVYDAMSNFTLSDDGRYLFFTSDYSLYSYQVDSNTGELTNVQTYSGAYSEPYMYQATAIAVSGDYLFVTTNFSSATLIAYKIEDSGLNWVGYIRNGNTDANGATMSISTDIKDLVVAEDGQSIYAITNSGISLYHFDNESNTFTTRGSVELSNVVDSALSPDGSVLYVTTSEGSLQRYLISGSNLTLIDSVAISSTDADLQVTSDGHVLLGGNEFTYFNSTVYEPSIAIGSSGVLMPTIEVTDPDSALSDSYAGFTFTLTSSDANLSADNLSLGSSSGFSASDGTITFNGETVATYAFTNGQWVLNVTGNVSQSQLNTLLHAVQYTVSADSTSGEQLTFTLTTADNEGAENSNSWTMTVVEAIEPPLVNFEQALVSSEQGQAFHYQFAQDSVTDPQDLTLTWQIAGLPDGVSFDATTHTLSGTPTQVGNYSIAVTVTNSGGMSTTFSFVLAVSAASEPSTPTDPSTPTDPNSPEQPDNSNSASDERFTHIHDFSAQEPFISQPMMGAGFDGVNSAPQAQSLIASGDAPQVSSVSGSELFNTALSTVLASTVSTTELWWQELQQNDGSANSELSSSEEQASSEQRDLFELPALSGLKVVNVTGEHGQPLPDGISYNPQTGVLTVDSEAANRLSNPTITVTTQDANGQVRELTLPIQSVPVDSQSVQASVQHIMSQHTVSEQMTLGQQTQQVSQQAMAVENQRLLAELS, from the coding sequence ATGAAAGGTTTCCCAACAGAGTCATCGCTGCACGCATTTATGTTAGAGCCGCGCATTGTGTTTGATGGTGACGTCGCTGTCACGGCGGCTGAGGTTGCTGACAGTGCTGCCTTATCACAGGCGGCTGACGCGACAGAGTCCTCAGCCGAATCATCAAGTGAGGCAAGTTCAGACACCAGCACTGCCACCGTCAGTGATGAAAGCAGCGACAACAGTGCGCCTGAGGTGAGTACCAATCAAGATAACATCGTTGCGGTCAACTACTCATCAGAGGAAACGTACGATGACACGATTTTTGGCCACCTCACATCTAACGTTGATAGCGTGGTGATGTCTGCCGATGGGCATTACGCCTATGCAGTTTCCTATACCAACTCAGTGGTCACGGTATTTTCGATTGCCGATGATGGCACTATCGCGCTGGTGCAAAACCTGCACAGCAGCGATTTAGCTGAATCACTGACCGATGGTTTAAATGAAGTATCGTTAGTGCAGTTTTCTAGCGACCAATCCCATTTGTATGTTTACAGCGAAGCCAATCAAACCTTATTGACCTTTACCCGTGATAGCTCAAGTGGCGAGCTAACCTATTCTGGTCAAACGGATTTAAGCACAACATTAAACGGCCAAATCATTGATGATCTCCAAGAGAGTAACGGTTATCTGTATGCCTCGGTGGGTGGCTCAATCTATGCGCTGCAATCGGTGGATAATGGTGTGACGTTTACGGTGCTGGATACTGAAACTAACGGTGAAAATGGGGTGGCAGGCATTAGCGATAATACCTCCATGACCTTTTCAGCGGATGGCTCGCTGCTCTTTGCCAGCAGCAGTAATGGCGACAGTGAAGTATTGAGTATTTTTTCTGTTACCAACGGTGCGCTGACCTATGTAGGCAGTGTGACGGGCGCGGAAAGCAACTACATCCAGTCGGTGGTGGCAAGTGACGATGCCAGCGTCATCTATCTATTGCGTTATAACGGTGATGACCGAGAAGTCTTAACCATTACGCAAGATACGTCATCGACGACTGAGCACAGTTATTCACTAAAAGCGACCGAAACCGTCACAAGTGATGTGAGCCAGTTAGTTCTCAGTCAAGATGGTTCAACCCTCTTTACCTTCGGCACATCCGTAACGGCTTATCACCTTAATAGTGATGGCACGTTGGCTTCCAGCACCACCATGGATTCCAGTTCTGGTCGACTGAATGGTGGAGTTACCAGTGTTGCTTATGCCAATGGGGAGATCCTCACCATAACGGCCAATGCGTTTAGTGTTTTTCAATATCAAACCGCAGCAACCACCTACACCGAAGGCAACGATGCGGTGGCTATTTTACCTAATGGTCTAGTCAGTGATTCAGAACTGGATCAACTCGGGGATTATAACGGTGCAACCATCAGCATCAGCCGCGCTGAAGCGGTAGAAAATAGCAATGACAGTTACTCGTTATTGGCAGGCAATGGACTGACGGTTGATGGCAATAACGTGCTGCTGGACGGCGTCGTCATCGGTACATGGAGCGCCAGTGAAGCGGGGGCTTCAGTCACTTTCACCGCCTCGGTTTCTCAAGCCACGGCGCAGATGGTGTTAAGACAAATTGCCTACACCAATACCAGTGATGACCCGGATGCAGCTGGTGCTAATGTCACCATGAATGTGACCGTGGCAGATGGCGCTGGCGCACAAAGCACGCTTAATGTGACATTAAATATCAATGATGTTAACGACGCTCCCGTTTTACAAGGAACCAATACCACGTTGGATTACACATCGGGTAGTGAGTATGTGCCTCTGTTTTCTGATGTAACCATCGATACCGTTGAAGAGGGGCAATCGATTTGGAAGGCGAGCATCACGGTTGAAGGCTCCAGTGATACGGATACGATCAAGGTCGATGGCAACGTTATTACTTTGGCGACCTTTAGTGGTTTTCGTACCACTGAAAATGGCTTGAGCTATCAGGTGATGAGTAATGGTGACGGGGTGAAAACCGTGGTGATCTTCCTCAATAAAGACGTTCAGTCATCCGCCGATGTGATCAATAGCATCAGTTATCGCTCCACTACACCAAATAGTGAAGGTGAGGTGAGTTTTGCACTCAAAGTGATGGAAAGTGATGCATCCGCGAGTACGACATCCGTGGATGCCACAGTCAATATCACCGCCCAATCTGCAGCAAACGAACTTCCGGAGATCAACGGTGATAGTGGCACGCTTGCCTACACGGAAAACAGCGGCTCACACTCTCTGTTCGATGGAGTTTCCGTCTCCGATGCGGAAATGGATGCGCGTAATGATGGACAGGGTAACTACGCCGGCGCTGTTATCACTATTAGCAAAGAGAGTGGCGATTCCGATGGTGAGATCACAATCGAAGGCGATGATACTTACACCTACACATCGCAGCAGATTCTTAAAGATGGTGTGGTGATCGCCACGGTCGAAAACACCGATACAGGGATTAAGATAACTTTCACCGAAGCGTATAAAACCATTCCGACCACTGCGGATGTCAATCAAGTATTATCGCTGATTCATTACACCAACAATGCCGATGCGCTGGCTGAGAGTACACAGGTATCACTAACTGTGACCGATTCATTTGGGGAAGCATCGCAGGTGTACACCAAGTCGATTGCGTTTACGCAAGTCAATGATGCGCCGCTGACCTCGCTGGGGGCTTTGTTCGACCAAGGTTTGCTTGATTCGATTACCTCTTCTGACCAACTGACGGATCTTACGGATATCGCAGACACCGTGGTCTCTAAATCAGGTAATCGCTTGTTTGTTTCTGATAATGAGGGACACATCGCGGTTTACGCGCTGGACAGCACCACTGGTGCGCTTAGTCATCTGTACACTTTGGCTGGCGAGAGTACAGCACAAACCTTGGTGACGAATGCTGACGGGAGTCAACTGTTTGCCATTACCTCTAAATTGGATCAATACAGCACTACCTACAGCGAAGTGACCGTCTATACCGTCGATAGTGCAGGCGAGCTAACGCAGCAGCAAGTGGTATCGATGACCTCGATGGATTTCTCTGTTTACGATGCGATGAGCAACTTTACGTTATCAGACGATGGTCGTTATCTGTTCTTTACGTCTGATTACAGTCTCTACTCTTATCAGGTTGACAGCAACACGGGAGAATTAACGAATGTCCAGACCTACAGTGGTGCCTACTCTGAGCCTTACATGTATCAAGCGACGGCCATTGCCGTCTCCGGTGACTATCTGTTCGTCACCACTAATTTCTCATCCGCGACCTTAATTGCTTATAAGATCGAAGACTCAGGTTTGAACTGGGTGGGTTACATTCGTAATGGTAATACCGACGCTAACGGTGCCACTATGTCGATAAGCACGGACATCAAAGATTTGGTGGTGGCAGAAGATGGGCAAAGCATCTATGCAATAACCAATAGTGGCATCAGCCTGTATCACTTTGATAATGAGAGTAATACCTTTACCACTCGTGGCTCAGTAGAGCTAAGTAACGTTGTCGATAGCGCACTCTCGCCAGATGGCTCTGTGCTCTATGTCACTACCAGCGAGGGCAGTTTACAGCGTTACCTGATTTCGGGCTCAAACCTAACATTGATTGATAGCGTGGCTATCTCGTCAACCGATGCCGATTTGCAAGTCACCAGTGATGGACATGTGTTGCTGGGTGGCAATGAGTTTACCTATTTTAACTCTACGGTTTATGAACCTAGCATAGCGATAGGCAGTAGTGGGGTTCTCATGCCGACGATTGAGGTGACCGATCCTGATAGTGCGTTGAGCGATTCATACGCGGGATTTACGTTTACCCTCACCAGCAGCGATGCCAACTTGTCAGCAGATAACCTCTCTCTCGGCAGCAGCTCAGGTTTTTCTGCCAGTGATGGCACCATCACCTTCAATGGGGAAACCGTCGCTACTTATGCCTTTACCAATGGGCAGTGGGTGCTAAACGTGACTGGCAATGTGAGTCAAAGCCAGCTTAATACCCTGTTACACGCGGTGCAGTATACGGTTAGCGCAGATAGCACCAGTGGCGAGCAGCTCACCTTTACGTTAACCACGGCTGATAATGAAGGGGCAGAAAACAGCAACAGCTGGACGATGACGGTCGTGGAGGCTATCGAACCGCCGCTGGTGAATTTTGAGCAAGCTTTGGTAAGTTCAGAGCAAGGCCAAGCGTTCCACTATCAATTCGCTCAAGATAGCGTCACGGATCCTCAAGATTTGACGCTCACTTGGCAGATAGCAGGTTTGCCAGATGGCGTAAGCTTTGATGCTACTACCCACACGTTAAGCGGCACGCCAACGCAAGTGGGTAATTATTCAATAGCGGTCACCGTGACCAACAGTGGCGGCATGAGCACGACCTTTAGTTTTGTCTTGGCGGTGAGCGCAGCAAGTGAACCGTCAACACCAACGGACCCGAGCACGCCGACGGATCCTAATTCACCTGAACAGCCCGACAATAGTAATTCTGCCAGTGACGAGCGATTCACTCATATTCATGATTTTTCAGCGCAAGAGCCGTTTATCTCACAGCCCATGATGGGCGCGGGGTTTGATGGTGTGAATAGCGCGCCACAAGCGCAATCGTTGATCGCAAGTGGTGATGCGCCACAAGTAAGCTCTGTCAGTGGTTCTGAACTGTTTAATACGGCGTTAAGTACAGTTTTAGCCAGTACTGTTTCAACAACGGAGCTTTGGTGGCAAGAGCTGCAGCAGAATGATGGCTCTGCAAACAGTGAGTTATCCTCAAGTGAAGAGCAAGCTTCCAGCGAGCAACGCGATCTGTTCGAATTGCCTGCTCTGTCAGGGCTAAAAGTGGTGAACGTCACCGGCGAACACGGCCAGCCGCTCCCTGATGGTATCAGCTACAACCCGCAAACGGGTGTGCTTACGGTCGATAGTGAGGCAGCCAACCGACTGTCGAATCCAACCATCACCGTGACTACGCAAGATGCCAACGGTCAGGTTAGAGAGCTGACCTTACCGATTCAAAGCGTGCCGGTTGATAGCCAATCGGTGCAGGCGAGTGTGCAGCACATCATGTCGCAACACACCGTTTCTGAACAGATGACGTTAGGGCAGCAAACCCAACAGGTAAGTCAGCAAGCAATGGCCGTGGAGAATCAACGTCTATTGGCAGAACTGAGCTAA
- a CDS encoding Tad domain-containing protein, whose product MSIASFVRERIKGRVTVNQLQIKLAEFTHNESGSAMPFPVLVFIGALLVSVYSFDTSRMIDSASQLKRATDAAAMAVGYTELASSNTGKNSDLTKLARNYIKQNLGLDSGLAEQVDLSTVRVQKGEASDGAVTYKVSVTTSFEAPELGTKVEDKTIFSTVEVMSRPTEVAMMFPNTNSESDGDIAALKRLGKQFAKDFLNTGGDENLDDLKRWLALVPFSQSVNVYDESDPGRLTRWAAGGALNPSELRSLFRTGKVNSLADERFPDRAAHLLCLFRGLGQGENFFWDQSPVSEFGVYYRHDLPENGSPGAAPISWQGPNPDFPDSGAIDTRWIVADKGCPNTPLLPLTNEEDKIEARLNQMTSRFNVNYAIAMGWAAAALSPQMRGSDGWGDNELPLDFGSDNTNYKAIIMLANTTGDWFDTDSYNFYRDANVTGTSTNFARQRFVDLCRSIRSKNIHLYFIGVRPGDPEEFGRVLFDKVAGPGMLICTEGEGNMYFADASNFKDGESQIQNALEDIAKDIRRNYYVRLIN is encoded by the coding sequence ATGTCTATTGCTTCGTTTGTGCGCGAGCGTATAAAAGGCCGAGTGACGGTCAACCAACTTCAAATTAAGTTAGCTGAGTTTACCCACAACGAATCTGGCTCTGCGATGCCATTTCCTGTGTTGGTGTTTATTGGCGCGTTACTGGTAAGCGTTTATAGCTTTGATACGTCACGGATGATCGACAGTGCGTCGCAGCTCAAGCGTGCCACCGATGCCGCCGCGATGGCGGTAGGTTATACCGAATTGGCGAGCAGCAATACGGGCAAAAACAGCGACCTGACTAAGTTGGCAAGAAACTACATTAAGCAAAACTTGGGTTTGGATTCTGGTCTTGCTGAGCAAGTTGATCTAAGTACCGTGCGAGTGCAGAAAGGCGAAGCCAGTGATGGGGCGGTCACTTACAAAGTGAGTGTTACTACCTCATTTGAAGCTCCAGAGCTTGGCACTAAGGTCGAGGACAAAACCATCTTCTCTACGGTGGAAGTGATGTCTCGTCCGACCGAAGTGGCAATGATGTTTCCCAATACTAACTCAGAAAGTGATGGGGATATTGCCGCACTCAAGCGTTTGGGCAAACAGTTTGCTAAAGATTTCCTTAACACCGGCGGTGATGAGAATCTTGACGATCTCAAGCGTTGGCTCGCTTTGGTGCCATTTAGTCAATCCGTCAATGTTTATGATGAATCTGACCCCGGTCGTTTGACTCGCTGGGCTGCTGGCGGCGCGCTTAACCCAAGTGAACTGCGCAGTCTGTTTCGTACCGGTAAAGTCAACAGTCTGGCGGATGAGCGTTTCCCCGACCGAGCTGCGCATCTACTTTGTCTTTTCCGTGGCTTAGGTCAAGGTGAGAACTTCTTTTGGGATCAATCCCCCGTGAGCGAGTTTGGCGTGTATTACCGTCACGATCTGCCGGAAAACGGTAGCCCGGGGGCTGCACCTATCTCTTGGCAGGGGCCAAACCCAGATTTTCCCGACTCGGGCGCAATAGATACACGTTGGATCGTGGCCGACAAAGGCTGCCCTAATACGCCGCTTTTACCTCTGACGAACGAGGAAGACAAAATTGAAGCGCGTCTTAATCAAATGACATCGCGTTTTAACGTCAACTACGCGATTGCAATGGGCTGGGCCGCTGCCGCTTTATCACCGCAAATGCGTGGTAGTGATGGCTGGGGCGATAACGAATTGCCGTTGGACTTTGGTTCAGACAATACCAATTACAAAGCCATCATCATGTTAGCTAACACCACCGGCGATTGGTTTGATACCGATAGCTACAACTTCTATCGCGATGCAAATGTCACCGGCACTTCTACCAATTTTGCGCGCCAACGGTTTGTTGACCTATGCCGCAGCATTCGCTCCAAAAATATCCACCTCTATTTTATTGGGGTGCGCCCCGGCGACCCAGAGGAATTTGGCCGTGTGTTGTTCGATAAAGTCGCTGGCCCCGGGATGCTCATTTGCACTGAAGGTGAGGGCAATATGTATTTTGCCGATGCATCCAATTTTAAAGACGGCGAATCGCAAATTCAGAATGCGCTAGAAGATATCGCCAAAGACATTCGTCGTAACTACTACGTTCGCCTGATTAACTGA
- the hutZ gene encoding heme utilization protein HutZ — protein MDTNEKQQRLQTRLEPEIVEFRQQCRTLQLATVDESGEPTVSYAPFVYNELGYFVLISEIAQHARNLKQNPKLSMMMIADESQSKQLYARKRLTFAAHANQVERDTPLWQRVLTQLDARFGDIIGKVSQMKDFKLYQFTTEHGLYVKGFGQAYQVSNADLVDVVHLDEGHQPMTSIPEFDALQNA, from the coding sequence ATGGATACCAATGAAAAACAGCAGCGCCTCCAAACTCGCTTAGAACCGGAGATCGTGGAATTTCGTCAACAATGTCGCACATTACAATTGGCAACGGTTGATGAAAGTGGTGAGCCGACCGTAAGTTATGCTCCGTTTGTTTACAACGAACTGGGTTACTTTGTGCTGATTTCAGAAATCGCCCAACATGCGCGTAACCTGAAACAGAATCCAAAATTGTCGATGATGATGATTGCAGACGAAAGCCAGTCTAAGCAGCTTTATGCGCGTAAACGCCTCACGTTTGCCGCTCATGCAAACCAAGTTGAGCGTGATACACCGCTGTGGCAGCGAGTATTGACTCAACTTGATGCGCGCTTTGGCGACATCATCGGTAAAGTGAGCCAGATGAAAGACTTCAAACTGTATCAATTCACGACCGAACATGGTTTGTATGTCAAAGGTTTTGGTCAAGCGTATCAAGTTTCTAACGCGGATCTTGTCGATGTGGTTCATCTTGATGAAGGCCACCAACCAATGACCTCCATCCCTGAATTTGACGCGTTACAAAACGCCTAA
- the hutX gene encoding heme utilization cystosolic carrier protein HutX: MDDLAVQVNAILEQQPHQLPHDIAHSLNTSELAVIRCYPPEQVVVVPGALAQSLLETIADWHTTVTVIVHSGGSIFEIKAPLPAGKNARGYFNLLGEPGQLHGHLKLDLIDNIALVSKPFMGRDSHYFGFFNQAGECVFKVYLGRDEQGKLLPEQVSAFVALKHDLNN; this comes from the coding sequence ATGGACGATTTGGCCGTTCAAGTTAACGCCATACTTGAACAACAACCGCATCAATTACCCCATGATATTGCCCATTCGCTCAACACGAGTGAACTGGCGGTTATTCGCTGCTATCCCCCCGAGCAGGTGGTGGTAGTTCCCGGTGCTTTGGCTCAGTCATTGCTGGAAACCATCGCTGACTGGCACACAACAGTGACGGTTATCGTGCACTCTGGTGGCTCGATTTTTGAGATTAAAGCGCCATTGCCTGCAGGTAAAAATGCCCGGGGCTATTTCAATTTGCTTGGTGAACCGGGTCAGTTACATGGTCATCTCAAGTTGGATCTCATCGACAATATAGCTTTGGTTAGTAAACCCTTTATGGGGCGAGACAGTCACTACTTTGGCTTTTTTAATCAGGCGGGTGAGTGCGTATTTAAAGTGTATTTGGGGCGTGACGAGCAAGGCAAACTGCTGCCAGAGCAGGTCAGTGCCTTTGTTGCATTAAAACATGATTTGAATAATTAA
- a CDS encoding alanine/glycine:cation symporter family protein, producing MEFLESFFGLIGDLTWGASLIPFLVIFGCFFTIVTGFVQFRYFKRMFRVLKKTNQTDNHKAISGREALLLSIGGRVGGGNIAGVAVAITLGGPGAVFWMWAIALVGMATSLVECTLAQLYKRRDGHEFRGGAARSIIHGLGENYRWLATVYSVCLIASFALGFNAFQGNTVAGAAQDSLGIDRIYTAIFLAVIVGFIIYGGIKRIAKSADVIVPIMAVGYVAIAVVVILMNITHIPQVISDIVANAFGIKTAVSGGMGAAIAQGLRRGLFSNEAGLGSAPNVAATADVPHPVSQGIAQSLSVFIDTMVVCSCTAFIILLGNVYVPGAEGIDGIVLTQQSMVAHLGSWAQYYLTAAILLFSFSSVVYNYYLGENALTFMTQKSWPVHILRLAVIAIVFIGAIAPGATAVFFFSDPLMGVLAVINLLALIMLFPTAMRLLQDYRKQLKEGVEEPVFNPEEFADLDIDHTAWKS from the coding sequence ATGGAATTTTTAGAATCCTTCTTTGGGTTAATTGGAGACTTGACATGGGGCGCGTCTCTAATCCCATTTCTGGTAATTTTTGGGTGTTTCTTCACCATCGTCACGGGCTTCGTTCAGTTCCGTTACTTTAAACGCATGTTCCGTGTGTTGAAGAAAACCAATCAGACAGACAATCATAAAGCCATTTCAGGCCGCGAGGCACTGCTCCTTTCTATCGGTGGTCGCGTAGGCGGCGGTAACATCGCAGGTGTAGCAGTCGCTATTACGTTAGGTGGTCCTGGCGCTGTATTCTGGATGTGGGCAATTGCCCTTGTCGGTATGGCAACCAGCCTTGTGGAATGTACTTTAGCGCAACTTTACAAACGTAGAGACGGTCACGAGTTTCGTGGCGGCGCTGCCCGTTCTATCATCCATGGTCTTGGTGAAAACTACCGCTGGCTTGCCACTGTTTATTCGGTGTGTTTAATTGCTTCTTTCGCGCTTGGCTTTAATGCTTTCCAAGGCAACACAGTTGCGGGTGCTGCGCAAGACAGCCTAGGTATCGATCGTATTTATACTGCGATTTTCCTAGCGGTTATCGTCGGCTTCATCATCTATGGCGGGATCAAACGTATCGCTAAGTCAGCTGATGTCATCGTTCCTATCATGGCGGTTGGCTATGTTGCTATTGCCGTGGTTGTTATCTTGATGAATATCACCCACATCCCTCAAGTTATTTCCGACATCGTGGCAAATGCGTTTGGTATCAAAACCGCCGTTAGTGGTGGTATGGGAGCAGCAATTGCACAAGGTTTGCGTCGCGGTCTATTCTCAAACGAAGCCGGCCTAGGTTCAGCGCCTAACGTAGCAGCAACAGCGGATGTACCTCACCCTGTTAGCCAAGGTATTGCACAGTCACTTTCTGTGTTTATCGATACTATGGTGGTGTGTTCATGTACCGCATTCATCATCCTACTTGGTAATGTGTATGTACCAGGAGCTGAAGGTATCGACGGTATTGTACTGACACAACAATCCATGGTTGCACACCTAGGCAGTTGGGCACAATATTACTTAACAGCCGCTATCTTACTGTTTTCATTTAGCTCTGTAGTGTACAACTACTACTTGGGTGAAAACGCCTTAACCTTTATGACGCAGAAGAGCTGGCCAGTTCATATCTTGCGTCTTGCGGTTATTGCGATTGTGTTCATCGGTGCTATTGCTCCGGGAGCAACCGCTGTATTCTTCTTCTCTGATCCATTGATGGGTGTGCTGGCGGTAATCAACTTACTTGCTTTGATCATGCTGTTCCCAACAGCAATGCGTCTACTGCAAGACTACCGCAAACAGCTTAAAGAAGGCGTTGAAGAGCCGGTCTTTAACCCTGAAGAATTTGCTGACCTAGATATCGACCACACTGCGTGGAAGAGCTAA
- a CDS encoding methyl-accepting chemotaxis protein: MSANKTTYSDQEVPVAEGEQLVSTTDLRGVITYCNDTFCRIAGFTPEELLGHNHNIVRHNDMPKAAFADMWEHLKKGHPWRGIVKNRTKSGGYYWVDAYVTPIYENGKMSGYQSVRVKPQSRWVSTATKAYRDLCAIEQGKRRPSLRISATLRYLLLLIALLAPLSAHVWLKSDLLHWMLSVLPLASIILFFRQELVDTPKQLLRLRSQYDSLSRLIYSGNDSFSYADYHLKMASAKIRTVLGRFVDSAKPLYSLSEELNQTAIQVHNAVSQQNIDIKSVVSATNEVEQAARNVSQGADDAYHLIDDVNRECQNTKESIDKTHLNLEHLTDQAQRATETTVKLNEQAQQVGTLMSEIGGIAEQTNLLALNAAIEAARAGEQGRGFAVVADEVRALSSRTQKATQQIESSITTMLHTIESWRHEIENSQQQTAACSSDALESEQRLQQVTVLLEQLHQGISSMANSAQNQRQLTGQLHSHIHSIASAAEENLVATESVQQFSHVMSEKVDEFRQLAKRFEER; the protein is encoded by the coding sequence ATGTCAGCCAATAAAACGACTTATAGTGATCAAGAAGTACCTGTGGCCGAAGGTGAACAATTGGTGTCGACCACGGATTTGCGAGGTGTGATTACGTATTGCAACGATACGTTCTGCCGTATTGCTGGTTTTACTCCTGAAGAGCTGTTGGGGCATAACCATAATATTGTGCGTCATAACGATATGCCTAAAGCGGCTTTTGCTGATATGTGGGAGCATCTAAAGAAAGGTCATCCATGGCGCGGTATCGTTAAAAATCGCACCAAAAGTGGTGGCTACTACTGGGTTGATGCGTACGTTACGCCCATTTATGAAAATGGCAAAATGTCGGGTTACCAATCAGTACGCGTAAAACCACAGAGTCGTTGGGTGAGTACGGCAACGAAAGCCTATCGCGACTTGTGTGCGATTGAGCAAGGTAAGCGTCGCCCATCACTACGTATCAGTGCCACACTGCGTTATCTGTTGCTCCTTATCGCCCTGCTAGCGCCACTTTCTGCTCATGTGTGGTTAAAGAGTGATCTCTTACATTGGATGCTAAGTGTGTTGCCGCTGGCTTCGATCATATTGTTTTTTCGGCAAGAGTTGGTGGACACCCCCAAACAGTTGTTGCGACTACGTAGCCAGTACGACAGCTTAAGTCGACTCATCTATTCCGGTAATGATTCGTTCTCCTATGCGGATTACCATCTAAAAATGGCATCAGCAAAAATTCGCACAGTGTTAGGGCGATTTGTCGACTCAGCGAAACCTCTCTACTCACTGTCTGAAGAGCTTAACCAAACAGCGATTCAAGTGCATAACGCGGTTAGCCAACAAAATATCGACATCAAAAGTGTGGTGAGTGCGACCAACGAAGTTGAGCAGGCTGCCCGGAATGTGTCTCAAGGTGCCGATGATGCCTATCACCTTATCGACGATGTAAATCGTGAGTGTCAAAACACCAAAGAGAGCATTGATAAAACTCATCTCAACCTTGAGCATTTAACCGATCAAGCACAGCGTGCAACGGAAACCACCGTTAAATTAAATGAGCAGGCTCAACAAGTTGGTACTCTGATGAGTGAAATTGGGGGAATTGCAGAGCAAACCAATTTATTGGCACTCAACGCTGCGATTGAAGCGGCTCGTGCTGGAGAGCAGGGACGAGGTTTCGCGGTGGTGGCCGATGAAGTTCGGGCGTTATCTTCGCGCACTCAAAAGGCGACCCAGCAAATTGAATCTAGCATTACAACCATGCTACATACCATTGAAAGCTGGCGTCATGAGATAGAAAATAGCCAACAACAGACGGCGGCTTGCAGCTCAGATGCATTAGAAAGCGAGCAGCGTCTTCAGCAAGTAACAGTATTACTCGAACAGCTTCACCAAGGCATCTCATCCATGGCGAACTCGGCACAGAATCAGCGTCAGTTAACTGGCCAACTTCATAGTCATATCCACTCAATAGCCTCAGCCGCTGAGGAAAACTTGGTTGCGACTGAGTCTGTTCAGCAATTTAGCCATGTCATGAGTGAGAAAGTAGATGAGTTTCGCCAGCTTGCAAAACGTTTTGAAGAGCGTTAA